The Quercus lobata isolate SW786 chromosome 9, ValleyOak3.0 Primary Assembly, whole genome shotgun sequence region agctttttaaaaccttactttttcccactttttttttttcaactatttttcacttttttcaaggtataagtatattttagcacacttttagcaaaatgttttttttttttttttgataggtaagaaaaagtatattaaaaaaaactactagATGCAAAAAAACACCAGCAGAACAGAattacaaaagagaagaaaaagcaaaaacataaaaagtcaaaaaatacaaagaagaagagagctaAGGAATAAAGGAATAGAGTCACTATCTAGATAAGCTATTCCCAAACAGACACTATATCCCAACAATTCcggaaaaatgaaaacaaaaaaccattgTTCCTGATTCTTAATCACCATTATTGTCCTTAACCACACTAAGAATTTCTTCCTCAAAAGGTCTTTCCAACCCACCAGCAACCTCAGTGTGAGAATATGTGTAAAACTATGATTTGAATAGGAGAATGTGTGAAAAGATATGTGTGATGACTATGATTTGAATAGGACATATTCATAACACATATCTTTTCACACATATTCTCCTATTCAAATCATAGTTTCATAAAATTGAGTAATATGGCCCTTGATCATTACTTGGTCAGAGGTAAGGACCCCATCACTAAGCAGatgacaaattttattattccGATGGTGAGAGTTTGCTATCCATTGGAAAATTTTAGTATTCTTGTCACCTTCCTGCAACCATAAGGCTCTAGATTTCTGCTGCAAATTAACTCCTCCATAAGACTTTTTTCAAGCTCAACCTGCAGTTGAACCCTTTTTTCGTCTCTTCCACACACAAGGGCCTAGATTCCTCTAAAGTGTCTAATTCTTTGAGATCAAAGATTAATTGGTTCTTAAACAACACATTGCCAAACTCATTCTCATTCCATGTCTTTAAGTCCCCTTTCAAAGCTTTCAGTACCTTGGAAATGGTATGAATTCCACCACTCGTTAACCCTCTCCTTCAAGCCTTCAGCCCTCAACCACatcttttcaaatttgaaaggACTTCTTCCCTGCTATATACTACCACGTTTCAAAAGAATAAGGAAATGGTCAGAGCATATTCTAGATGACTTGCATtgaactagaaaagaaaaacacttccCCCAATCAGCAGTGGACAAAAATCTATCAATTTTAGACATAGATGCTAACTCACGATTATTCGATCAAGTGAAATTGCCTCCTTCAAGAGGGATATCAATCAAACCATGAGTAgaaataaaatctgaaaagtTATGCGTTGCTGAAGTGTAAGAGTCAGCCACTAACCTCTCTGTAGGAAATTTGATGACATTGAAATCTCCATCTACAAACCGAGGAACATCCCACCTACCAATAAGACCAGATAATTCAGCTCACATATTATCCCTCTCACCATCAACGTTTGGCTTATAAACTCCTGTGAATGCCCATTCAAAATGATCCGGCACATTCTTAAATTTGCAAGAAACAGAAAAATTACCCACTACCTCATCCACTTTCTCTCATCCCACATTAAAAAATGCCCATTCAAAATGATCCGACACATTCTTAAATTTGCAAGAAACAGAAAAATTACCCACTATCTCATCCACTTTCTCTCAgcccacattaaaaaaattccacCGAGGCCCCAACAGAATATAACCAATCAATGTGATGACAACCGTAAAGGCTTCTTACCATTCATCTCGAAAATAATTCCTCCTTTGTCTCTTGAAAACAAATGATATCTTCCTTCCAAAGCTTGAGCAAGTTCCTGATCCCAATCTTTTATACCCATCATTTAGACCCTTGACATTCCAAGACAGAAATAAGTTCATGTTCATTTGTCGGAACCGTAAGCTGTCCAAATTCACCTATCCCACTTGATTCCAACTCCTCAAAAATGATtgaataactctttttttttagttccaaCAAAGTGCATGTGGTGTTTGTTAATAAACCTCGGTTTTCGATTCAGTGTCATCACATCATGCACCCTCCTCTCGGTCCTCTTTGTGCCACTCCGAGCTTCCAATTCTCATCAACAGGTTCCTCATTATTTTTTAGAGGTGTCGGTTGTTTGATTTCCATCAGAATACAGAGGCATTGCCCTCCTTTTAACTCAATGAACCAATCTGATGACATCCCCAAAGAACTCATGATATTGCTGTAACTATACACGAGTGTGTGAAGAAATAGGTAAAGATATATCCCTCTAGGTTTGTTCTTGCTAGACATCTTGTGTTTGGGCTTCACAAGATTTAGAACCTGATGGGCCAAAACCCAAGTCAACACTACTAGGGCAATAGGCCTTGAGTCCATGCGTGGTGGGTTTATGgataggaaaaaagaagaattagagagaaattTGGGTTGTTCAGGGGCTGTGTGAACAGTACCCATGAACAGTAACttcagaaaaagaagatgaagaaaagaaagagcaGAGAGAGGGGGAAAGAAAAAGGCCAATGTGCCTTTTGCTCAAAACactcaattttattaatcaactcaTTCTACTTCCTTTGAATACATTGAGCACAATATATAAAGACTCATGCTTGTTCTAGTAGTAATAGGACTCCTTGTTCTATTAGGTCTACTAGTTTAACTACTTAAATTAAATCTAATAAATACTAGTTTAACTACTTAAATAAAAGCTAATAGATACTAACTTGGACTGAACGAAAATATACCTAAGATAAGTAGGATCTCCTAGAAGATTCTAGACTCAaccaaattatcaaaatgcCTTTGATTCGCAAGAATTTCAGAAATTACAGAATTTCCCCTGAATATAAAATTGCCTGTAAGCATTCAAAGCAGGAGCTTTCCAACCTGCAAAAAGCTTTTATGGCCAAAATCCGAAGAGTGCAACTCCGAAATGTTGGTCGATATCCAATGTAGACCGGACCGGCCAAACCACATGGAACCCTTATAACTTCCCCTGCGCTCTTGGATTGAATAAAGATCTGCTCTGCTTCCCTCAAAGACCAACGTGAAGGTCTTTGCGTCAATGCAAAAAGAACGTAAATTTCCCCTAGTCTCAAGTCTCTTTGATTTGGAAATAACATGTCGAGGCTTTAGAGTTTGAGGGGTCAACAAGTTTGGTGGAAAGGTTTTTTGTGGTTCTGGTAGTTGGGTTGTATGTGGCTTTGGTAGGTGGGTTTTTTTGTGGCTTGAGGGCTTTCTAAGGTTCATggtgttgtttggttttttgtCTTTGGTAGGTGGGTTTTTTGTGGCTCATGGTGTTGGCTTAATTGTGTAGGGATGGGTTGAAAGTTAATGGGAGGAACATGTAAAATGTTTTGGCCAGGAGTGAAGCTTGGGAAAAAAgcaaaaaggggggggggggggggggaatatgATTGGACAGTTTTATCCCTTCATCGGTAGTTATCTAGGTTTCTCTGTAGTACTTCATCCATGCTGCAGTTTCTGCTCCATGGCTTGTAATTGCAGATTGAGTTTCTTGTTCTCTTTCAATTTTAGATATGGACGAAACAAGATGCAATAATGTACAATTAGATCtatgtgggttccagttagctcatttggtaaaatctctaatagctgtataagagatctgagattcaatccccgcttacaccaaaaagtgattggtgttttggtctgattATAAAGAGCGATCATCAGGAGCggatgccataagttgaaactttctaaaaaaaaaaagatcaatgaATGAATCGACGAatatattggatgatgtaaTCAAAGTAACCAATGGGCTGGTGGAATTGATTTATAGCAAAAGAAAATTGGAGAATAGAAAGGGTAGATAAAGAGACAAACCCAAATTAGGAATGTTGAGGATGATTCTCTAAAATTGATATctcaattggtaaaaaaattaatataaagtactaaataataatctaaccaaaattttttttgataggtaagaaaaattttattgagaaaagaCTACTTCATTAAAAGGATGAAGTagccaaaaaatatatgtacaatcaacaaaggaaaaaagaagttaTGTACAAgcagaaaaagaattaaaaaaattggaatggaGTCCTGTAAGTGAATCCCCCACACAcgagaccaatcaaataaagtcCCAACAAAAAAAACGATGAGTTTATTACGTTCCCTCCAAATAATTCACATCACACATTGTGGTACCAGATTTTaagaagtattaaacatatctaGCTGGTGCATCATTAGTTCACTTGTGTTCTCAGTTGTTAACTTTCTAAACTTATTGTATATAGTTGTTGTGCCTACCATTTcgcttgaatttttttatttggccaAGTCTAAACTTATTACATCACTTGGTTGCATATCATCTATTGCTGCATTTTGCTTTGCCTTATATAATGAGCTTGCATTAATCCAATGTTGTTGTGATATTTTGGCAGGTTTGTATGATTAGCTTTGGCGGCAGCTTTGACACTATTGAAGATGAATTACTATATTGCTTTCTTGAGCATTTATGTCAAAGAAGACAGCATCTTCAACGGCTTAGCAAGAAAATCACAATGCAGgtaaaataatgtttttcttAATCTACTTAATCGTTTTTAATAAAACTCTTAAGAATGTCATAAATATGTGCAGATATCCATGAGTGCAATATCTGAAGATTGTGTCCACAATTTATTGTGTGACACGGAAGAAAATATTGACGTGTCCAACTTTGAAGagttttcttctatttttcagAAGTTTGTTGAGAAAAGGTAAATGCATTTTAAAGTTTATTTGGTTCACATCAATTTGATCTTGTTatacttatcaataaaaatgaattactttttttttttttttttgagaagaaaaatgaattacTTTGTTGTATTGTGCATAACgattttcatatttttagttAAGATAGCACATACTTCATTCAATGTATGGTTTTCTTTAAGTCCCCCTCCCTTGCCAATATTACCCATTTTACTTAGCTGAATAGTTTTAATGCAAAAAGGCTAACTATTGGGTTAATTCTATGTGTAGGACGGAAATGTATGAGCAGTCTTCAAGAACTCATTTTATTCTAACATTGCATATTTCTTGTGTTGAGGTATGTTTTATTGTATGGTTCTATTTGTGTTTGTACTCAAAAGTAATCTTTCTTGTAGATTTTAATTTGCTGACATAATTCTTTCTTGCTTTGCTAGGGTTTTAAGCAACAAAGAAATGGGGTTTTAAACTTCGTTTATATGGCTAGTGAAGAAGTGGAAAATGAAACTGAGGTCTTTGGCTTGTCATTGCCCGAGGGGCTTACAAGTTTTCTGAAGGTgcggtttttctttttaaaacatttaaacctaaagcattagttttactattattattatcgTTGAcgtttttatttgttgttgcGTAAACAGCCATACTTGGATGAGGATGCAAAGTTGTTGATTTTGGCTAGTATCTCCTCTAGCCATGTCTCAGAGAACTTGACCACCTTGAAGAGGTTAGATAGGATAAGCAGCTTCAAACTCTCACAGCCCTTTAGAAGAGGACCTTCTACACCAGCAAAGCTCAAGACACCAAATTCGGGGCAACGCACATTGtaaatgttctctctctctctctctctctctctccttaagatactattctctttttctttgttcttagattttttttttctttgaaattctTAGTATCTCCTCTAGCCATGCCTCAGCGACCTTGAAGAGGTTAGATAGGATAAGCAGCTTCAAAGTCTCACAACCTTTTAGAAGAGGACCTTCTACATCAGCAAAGCTCAAGACACCAAATTTGGGGCAACGCACATTGtaaatgttctctctctctctctctctcctcttaaGATactattctctttttctttgttcttagattttttttctttgaaattctTATTATTGAACTAATATGAGACATCAACACAACATTCGGAGGCATTCTTGTCCcccttgtcaaaaaaaaaaaaaaaaaaaaaaaaaacactacgTGCACTCATTTGCGAAGGGCTTGTGTATGAGAATTTCTTATAGAATTAGCAGTTTCCCTTTTATGTAGGTACACATCTGGTCAAATTAATTAGGAATTAGAGCACAATCCACAATACCGTTTAGGGAGACTCATTAATTAACTAGTCCTAAACTTCTTTATAGAGTATCAAGAGTTAGGACGTGAGTGTTGAAATATTTTGGTTCATAGAATCAATATTGGGCTATAGAATCTACAATTAACACTTTTATGCTGTTATGTTTAAATGCTCTGTAAAATAGTTGTCCTTATCCAAATATTTGCATGAGCTTGATTCTataccacaatattttccttGTCACCCAACAGTTTTAGTTGTTGCAGTTCATGTTGTTTAGATGTTCTGAGAGATGATAAATATATTCATATGCAtgctatttaaaaataataataatgagattGAGATTCCTAGCATAAATGAGAATGAGATTCCTAGCATAACTGCCAATAAGTTATAGGTCAATTGAGTCTTCCTCCTATTTtccttgttttcttgttttttgagGCAATATCAggtccaaaaaagaaatttgggaAAGTCTGAGTCAGTTCTTGTATGGAGGAATTGGCTCTTATTCTTTggacttttctttttgttgggGAAGGGAGAGTTGCTTTATGTCATTTTGTCAGTGTCTAATTAGGGCATTTAATTCATCTAATATGACCATGCAGAAGGGCATATGATGTAAGAAAACTTTCTGAATATTTGATATTCAACCTTTTGCTATCAATAAAGATATTGGAGTTTAAATATGATATTGTTGTTTCCCTGCAGGTTGTACACAAAAGACCATTCAAATATTAGGTACTACAGACCAGACCGAGAGAGCGCTTCAGGGATTTAGTTTGAGCAGCAAGTCCCTCTCTGACACACATACAACGGTATTTTGTGTACATGCATGCCTGATTCTTGGATTCTCTGGTTATATGAAGTGACAGTTACACCTTTTTTGCCCTTTTTAGCTCAAGAAGATGGCCCTTAAGTTATTATGGACAACATGCATATGGAAAGGCAGCCTAAACAGGAATGGTGCCATTGAGGTTTCATCTGTGATCTGACTTCCCATAGTTTTTTAGTCCCAGAGTGCAAGGGGCCAGGGCCATGGTCCACGCatgttttgtatatttttatcaTCTGGCTGCCGTTAAAAAGggtat contains the following coding sequences:
- the LOC115960747 gene encoding kinesin-like protein KIN-14C isoform X1, translating into MLRAGHISRTQAEEEKRKKEMAAKQKKERDERISRREGKQEEEVFVETALLQDKLQKQMELLELKETLKLELEFAKEQLDVLTIEIEKIELEIIAYYKEVKNLDDDWIICDDAMLAQHNTIMELEGKLQFFCRCGDGTSIDVPDQHIALKVEGKNHHFKFDQVFSHQASLDDVFGKTSKFLRSALDGYKVCMISFGGSFDTIEDELLYCFLEHLCQRRQHLQRLSKKITMQISMSAISEDCVHNLLCDTEENIDVSNFEEFSSIFQKFVEKRTEMYEQSSRTHFILTLHISCVEGFKQQRNGVLNFVYMASEEVENETEVFGLSLPEGLTSFLKPYLDEDAKLLILASISSSHVSENLTTLKRLDRISSFKLSQPFRRGPSTPAKLKTPNSGQRTFISSSHASATLKRLDRISSFKVSQPFRRGPSTSAKLKTPNLGQRTLLYTKDHSNIRYYRPDRESASGI
- the LOC115960747 gene encoding kinesin-like protein KIN-14C isoform X2, which produces MLRAGHISRTQAEEEKRKKEMAAKQKKERDERISRREGKQEEEVFVETALLQDKLQKQMELLELKETLKLELEFAKEQLDVLTIEIEKIELEIIAYYKEVKNLDDDWIICDDAMLAQHNTIMELEGKLQFFCRCGDGTSIDVPDQHIALKVEGKNHHFKFDQVFSHQASLDDVFGKTSKFLRSALDGYKVCMISFGGSFDTIEDELLYCFLEHLCQRRQHLQRLSKKITMQISMSAISEDCVHNLLCDTEENIDVSNFEEFSSIFQKFVEKRTEMYEQSSRTHFILTLHISCVEGFKQQRNGVLNFVYMASEEVENETEVFGLSLPEGLTSFLKPYLDEDAKLLILASISSSHVSENLTTLKRLDRISSFKLSQPFRRGPSTPAKLKTPNSGQRTLLYTKDHSNIRYYRPDRESASGI